Proteins from a single region of Cupriavidus sp. MP-37:
- a CDS encoding alanine--glyoxylate aminotransferase family protein, which produces MVHLDFHPSGRHFLQIPGPSPVPDRILRAMSYPTIDHRGPEFGALGRKVLAGIKEIFKTRHPVIIYPASGTGAWEAALTNTLSPGDHVLMFETGHFATLWKKMAEALGLRPEFLGLPGIEGWRRGVQADMIEARLREDTGHAIRAVCVVHNETSTGVTSDIAAVRRAIDAAGHPALLLVDSISGLGSADYRHDEWGVDVTVSGSQKGLMLPPGISFNALSPKAIAASQHARLPRAFWGWAEIIEANKNGYWPYTPNTNLLYGLSEALDMILGEGLDQVFARHQRLAQATRQAVRAWGLEIQCADPAVYSPVLTGVMMPDGVDADAVRKLIYERFDMSLGQALGKMRGRMFRIGHLGDCNDLTLMATLAGCEMGLKLAGVPLAGSGVAAAMASLAAHADTPVLKAAA; this is translated from the coding sequence ATGGTTCACCTCGATTTCCATCCATCCGGCCGCCACTTCCTGCAGATCCCCGGCCCGAGCCCGGTGCCCGATCGCATCCTGCGCGCGATGAGCTATCCGACCATCGACCACCGCGGCCCGGAGTTCGGCGCGCTTGGTCGCAAGGTGCTGGCCGGCATCAAGGAAATCTTCAAGACCCGGCATCCGGTGATCATCTATCCGGCGTCTGGCACCGGTGCCTGGGAAGCGGCGCTGACTAATACGCTCAGCCCGGGCGACCATGTCTTGATGTTCGAGACCGGCCATTTCGCCACGCTGTGGAAGAAGATGGCCGAGGCGCTGGGCCTGCGGCCGGAATTCCTGGGCTTGCCGGGCATCGAGGGCTGGCGCCGCGGGGTGCAGGCGGACATGATCGAAGCCCGGCTGCGCGAGGACACCGGCCATGCGATCCGCGCCGTCTGCGTGGTGCACAACGAAACCTCGACCGGCGTGACCTCCGATATCGCCGCGGTGCGCCGGGCCATCGATGCCGCCGGGCACCCGGCGCTGCTGCTGGTGGACTCCATCTCGGGCCTGGGGTCGGCCGATTACCGCCATGACGAGTGGGGCGTCGACGTGACCGTGTCCGGCTCGCAAAAGGGCCTGATGCTGCCGCCCGGCATCAGCTTCAACGCGCTCTCGCCCAAGGCCATCGCCGCCAGCCAGCACGCCAGGCTGCCGCGCGCGTTCTGGGGCTGGGCCGAGATCATCGAGGCCAACAAGAACGGCTACTGGCCGTACACGCCCAACACCAACCTGCTGTATGGCCTGTCCGAAGCGCTCGACATGATCCTGGGCGAGGGCCTGGACCAGGTCTTCGCGCGCCACCAGCGGCTGGCGCAGGCGACGCGCCAGGCCGTGCGCGCCTGGGGCCTGGAGATCCAGTGCGCGGATCCCGCGGTGTACAGCCCGGTGCTGACCGGCGTGATGATGCCCGACGGCGTCGACGCGGACGCGGTGCGCAAGCTGATCTACGAGCGCTTCGACATGTCGCTGGGGCAGGCGCTGGGCAAGATGCGCGGCCGCATGTTCCGCATCGGCCATCTCGGCGACTGCAATGACCTGACCCTGATGGCCACGCTTGCCGGCTGCGAGATGGGGCTGAAGCTCGCTGGCGTGCCGCTTGCCGGCAGCGGCGTGGCGGCGGCGATGGCGTCGCTCGCCGCGCACGCCGACACGCCGGTGCTCAAGGCCGCCGCATGA
- a CDS encoding GntR family transcriptional regulator produces MQNSYSDEDAAGLAEPLPPPSLPRLARPRLHDTVVEHLRQFIVEGVFAPGTKLNERELCETLGISRTPLREALKVLAAEGLIDLLPNRGASISRMSEAEVRESFELMSGLEAFSGELACERITAAELAQIRALHYAMLACRARNDLPGYYSRNQEIHDRINEAARNTPLRNTYQSINRRLQALRFRSNQQSGKWDEAVEDHEEMIRALEARDGKRLAAVLKRHLLEKRDAVLPLVSGGGHGTKNSLKETQG; encoded by the coding sequence ATGCAAAACTCATATAGCGATGAAGACGCGGCAGGCCTCGCCGAGCCGCTTCCGCCGCCTTCGCTGCCGCGCCTGGCACGCCCGCGGCTGCACGACACCGTGGTCGAGCACCTGCGCCAGTTCATCGTCGAAGGCGTGTTCGCGCCGGGCACCAAGCTCAACGAACGCGAGCTGTGCGAGACCCTTGGCATCTCGCGCACGCCGCTGCGCGAGGCGCTCAAGGTGCTCGCGGCCGAGGGGCTGATCGACCTGCTGCCCAATCGCGGCGCCAGCATCTCGCGCATGAGCGAGGCCGAAGTCAGGGAGAGCTTCGAACTGATGAGCGGTCTGGAGGCGTTTTCCGGCGAACTCGCCTGCGAGCGCATCACCGCGGCGGAATTGGCGCAGATCAGGGCGCTGCACTACGCCATGCTGGCCTGCCGCGCCCGGAACGACCTGCCGGGCTACTACAGCCGCAACCAGGAGATCCACGACCGCATCAACGAGGCCGCGCGCAATACACCGCTGCGCAACACCTACCAGTCGATCAACCGCCGCCTGCAAGCCCTGCGCTTTCGCTCCAACCAGCAGAGCGGGAAGTGGGACGAGGCGGTCGAGGACCATGAAGAGATGATCCGGGCGCTGGAAGCCCGCGACGGCAAGCGGCTCGCCGCGGTACTGAAGCGCCACTTGCTGGAGAAGCGCGATGCAGTGCTGCCGCTGGTGTCGGGCGGCGGCCATGGCACCAAGAATTCTCTGAAAGAGACGCAGGGGTAA
- a CDS encoding malate/lactate/ureidoglycolate dehydrogenase produces MSELRIPTRALHQWVTDLWLAAGSSAQEAQLTADHLVGANLSGHDSHGVGMIPRYVLAWQADELQLNRRVSVLQDAGSLLSLDGNRGMGQAVTAQAMEMAIARAREHGVCVMGLRQSHHLGRVGHWAEQATAAGMISIHFVNVLSKPIVAPHGGYDARYGTNPFTIGVPMADAPPLVLDFATSAIALGKVRVAHNKGVPVGAGCLLDAQGEPTTDAAVMYPPAGTPQGALRPFGEHKGHVLAVMCELLGAAVTGGHTIRPETLRHQHAVWNNMLAIVFDPARLGTSTSFGHEVAAFADWMKSARLQPGQPGIQLPGEPERACRGARAQQIPIDAGTLAQLDDAAARVAAARASAHPAPGPLSTLARG; encoded by the coding sequence ATGAGCGAACTCCGCATTCCCACCCGCGCGCTGCACCAGTGGGTGACCGATCTCTGGCTTGCCGCCGGCAGCAGCGCACAGGAAGCGCAACTGACCGCCGACCACCTGGTCGGCGCCAACCTGAGCGGGCATGACTCGCATGGCGTGGGCATGATCCCGCGCTATGTGCTGGCGTGGCAGGCCGACGAGCTGCAGCTGAACCGGCGCGTCAGCGTGCTGCAGGATGCCGGCAGCCTGCTCAGCCTGGACGGCAACCGCGGCATGGGGCAGGCGGTGACGGCGCAGGCCATGGAGATGGCCATCGCCCGCGCCCGCGAACACGGCGTGTGCGTGATGGGGCTGCGCCAGTCGCACCACCTCGGGCGCGTCGGCCACTGGGCCGAGCAGGCCACGGCCGCGGGCATGATCTCGATCCACTTCGTCAACGTGCTGTCCAAGCCGATCGTCGCGCCCCACGGCGGCTACGACGCGCGCTACGGCACCAATCCGTTCACCATCGGCGTGCCGATGGCGGACGCGCCGCCGCTGGTGCTGGACTTCGCCACCAGCGCCATCGCGCTGGGCAAGGTGCGCGTGGCCCATAACAAGGGCGTGCCGGTCGGTGCCGGCTGCCTGCTCGATGCGCAGGGCGAGCCCACCACCGATGCCGCCGTGATGTACCCGCCCGCCGGCACGCCGCAGGGCGCCCTGCGGCCGTTCGGCGAACACAAGGGCCATGTGCTGGCGGTGATGTGCGAGCTGCTCGGGGCCGCGGTCACTGGCGGCCATACCATCCGCCCGGAAACGCTGCGGCATCAGCACGCGGTCTGGAACAACATGCTGGCGATCGTGTTCGATCCCGCGCGGCTGGGCACCAGCACCTCGTTCGGGCATGAAGTCGCAGCCTTTGCCGACTGGATGAAAAGCGCGCGGCTGCAGCCCGGCCAGCCCGGCATCCAGCTGCCTGGCGAACCCGAGCGCGCCTGCCGCGGCGCCCGTGCGCAACAGATCCCGATCGATGCCGGCACGCTGGCGCAGCTGGACGACGCCGCGGCGCGCGTGGCGGCGGCGCGGGCCAGCGCGCATCCCGCGCCGGGTCCGTTGTCGACGCTGGCGCGCGGCTGA
- a CDS encoding 2-hydroxy-3-oxopropionate reductase, with amino-acid sequence MSKIGFIGLGVMGKPMVRHLVDGGHTVFAHSRSGVPQDLQDAGVKACASAEEVAKQSETIILMLPDTPDVEKVLFGERGVADGLADTAGGVTVIDMSSISPIATREFARCIEAIGADYIDAPVSGGEVGARAGTLSIMAGGKQDVFDRVLPILQLMGKNITRVGAAGDGQVAKVANQVIVALTIEAVSEALVLAARAGADPARVREALMGGFASSRILEVHGERMIRRTFDPGFRIALHQKDLELALSTARELGVGLPNTASCQQLFNVCSGLGGAAWDHSGLVKAIEHLSSFAIGETGVTGGTGDRRPAG; translated from the coding sequence ATGAGCAAGATCGGCTTTATCGGGCTTGGCGTGATGGGCAAGCCCATGGTGCGGCACCTGGTCGACGGCGGGCACACCGTGTTCGCCCACAGCCGCAGCGGCGTGCCGCAAGACCTGCAGGATGCCGGCGTGAAGGCCTGCGCCAGCGCCGAGGAGGTGGCGAAGCAGTCGGAGACCATCATCCTGATGCTGCCCGACACGCCCGACGTGGAAAAGGTGCTGTTCGGCGAGCGCGGCGTCGCCGACGGCCTGGCCGATACCGCCGGCGGCGTCACGGTAATCGACATGAGCTCGATCTCGCCGATCGCCACGCGCGAGTTCGCACGCTGCATCGAGGCCATCGGCGCGGACTACATCGACGCGCCGGTATCGGGCGGCGAAGTCGGGGCCAGGGCCGGCACCTTGTCGATCATGGCCGGCGGCAAGCAGGACGTGTTCGACCGCGTGCTGCCCATCCTGCAGCTGATGGGCAAGAACATCACGCGCGTGGGCGCGGCCGGCGATGGCCAGGTGGCGAAGGTGGCCAACCAGGTAATCGTGGCGCTGACCATCGAGGCGGTCAGCGAGGCGCTGGTGCTGGCGGCCCGCGCTGGCGCCGACCCCGCCCGCGTGCGCGAGGCGCTGATGGGCGGCTTTGCCAGCTCGCGCATCCTGGAAGTGCATGGCGAACGGATGATCCGGCGCACCTTCGACCCGGGCTTCCGCATCGCGCTGCACCAGAAGGACCTGGAGCTGGCGCTGTCGACTGCGCGCGAGCTTGGCGTGGGCCTGCCCAATACGGCGTCGTGCCAGCAGCTGTTCAATGTCTGCAGCGGGCTGGGCGGCGCGGCCTGGGACCATTCCGGGCTGGTCAAGGCGATCGAGCATTTGTCCTCGTTCGCCATCGGCGAGACGGGCGTCACGGGTGGCACGGGCGACCGGCGGCCCGCCGGCTAG
- a CDS encoding DMT family transporter, whose amino-acid sequence MPHANTALLTALAMLAFAGNSLLCRLALKGTTIDAGTFTLARVAAAAAVLWLIVVARRQAGRNRAGALTLGGNWVSALALFCYAAAFSFAYERLSAGTGALLLFAAVQATMTGYGLYTGEPLRAQQWVGLALALTGLVWLMLPSLATPPLASSLLMIAAGIAWGVYSLRGKRATDPVGTTAGNFVRAVPMALALGAAIQAQRSLDGTGLAYAVVSGAITSGLGYVIWYAAVPRLRAATAATVQLSVPVIAAVGGTALLGEALSLRLALSAAAVLGGIALVILGKRAERA is encoded by the coding sequence ATGCCGCACGCAAATACCGCGTTGCTGACCGCACTCGCGATGCTGGCGTTCGCCGGCAATTCGCTGCTGTGCCGGCTGGCGCTGAAAGGCACCACCATCGACGCCGGCACCTTTACACTGGCGCGCGTCGCGGCCGCGGCGGCGGTGTTGTGGCTGATCGTGGTGGCGCGGCGGCAAGCCGGGCGCAACCGCGCCGGCGCGCTGACGCTGGGCGGCAACTGGGTGTCGGCGCTGGCGCTGTTCTGCTATGCCGCGGCGTTCTCGTTCGCGTATGAGCGCCTGAGCGCCGGCACCGGGGCATTGCTGCTGTTTGCCGCGGTGCAGGCGACCATGACCGGCTACGGGCTCTACACCGGCGAGCCGCTGCGCGCGCAGCAGTGGGTGGGCTTGGCGCTGGCGCTGACTGGCCTGGTCTGGCTGATGCTGCCAAGCCTGGCGACGCCGCCGCTGGCGTCTTCGCTGCTGATGATTGCGGCAGGCATCGCCTGGGGCGTCTATTCGCTGCGTGGCAAGCGGGCCACGGATCCGGTCGGGACCACCGCGGGCAACTTCGTGCGCGCCGTGCCCATGGCGCTGGCCCTCGGCGCCGCAATCCAGGCGCAGCGTTCGCTGGATGGCACCGGCCTCGCCTATGCGGTGGTGTCCGGCGCCATCACATCGGGGCTCGGCTATGTGATCTGGTACGCCGCGGTGCCGCGCCTGCGTGCCGCGACCGCGGCCACCGTGCAGCTGAGCGTGCCGGTCATCGCCGCGGTGGGCGGCACCGCCTTGCTCGGCGAAGCCCTGAGCTTGCGGCTGGCGCTGAGCGCGGCGGCGGTGCTGGGCGGCATCGCGCTGGTGATCCTGGGCAAGCGGGCCGAGCGCGCCTAA
- a CDS encoding flavin reductase family protein — MMSALAQLSYDTEACNDSGQGEDACAIGHDGAARRALRDALGQFATGVTVVTAAGADGRPVGVTINAFASVSLAPPLLLWCLARSSGSLPVLRAAPCHAINVLGGNQLEVCRRFAARADDRFAGIAHRAGPCGTVLIDGTLAYFICRHRSVRTVGDHVLFVVEVVAYGAAPGTPLVFHGGGFADASQPRAG, encoded by the coding sequence ATGATGTCCGCCCTGGCCCAGCTTTCCTACGACACCGAGGCCTGCAATGACAGCGGCCAGGGCGAGGACGCCTGCGCCATCGGCCACGATGGCGCGGCGCGCCGCGCTTTGCGCGATGCGCTGGGGCAGTTTGCCACCGGCGTGACCGTGGTCACGGCCGCCGGTGCCGACGGCCGCCCGGTGGGCGTGACCATCAATGCGTTCGCTTCCGTGTCGCTCGCGCCGCCGTTGCTGCTGTGGTGCCTGGCGCGCAGCTCCGGCAGCCTGCCGGTGCTGCGCGCCGCGCCCTGCCACGCGATCAACGTGCTGGGCGGCAACCAGCTGGAGGTGTGCCGGCGCTTTGCGGCGCGTGCCGACGACCGCTTCGCCGGCATCGCCCATCGCGCCGGTCCGTGCGGCACGGTGCTGATCGACGGCACGCTGGCCTACTTCATCTGCCGGCACCGCTCGGTGCGCACGGTGGGAGACCACGTGCTGTTCGTCGTGGAAGTGGTGGCCTACGGCGCAGCCCCGGGGACGCCGCTGGTGTTCCATGGCGGCGGCTTTGCCGACGCGAGCCAACCCCGCGCGGGTTAG
- a CDS encoding acyl-CoA dehydrogenase family protein, with protein METLSAADASAGAQADWIGLAATLGRTFDGRAPEIDASEQFVSANYEDLRAHRFFAAAVPQELGGAGLSHQELGAVLRELGKYCGSTALAFAMHTHPVATAAWRWRNQQAPVEGLLKRVGAEQLVLLGSGGSDWLQGSGKATRVDGGYRVEGRKIFASGAPVADLFMTCAVYDDPEAGPTVLHFALPMKTPGVRVLSNWHTLGMRGTGSHDVMLEGVLVPDTAIAARRPQGVWHPMMHTVAMIALPLIYAVYVGIAEAARDIALQLARQRRLNAHAVEAAGRLCNEAEAAQLALDAMFAAAAGPAPGAVTTNRIMSARTLAARAVLATVEAAMDLAGGAGFYRDAGLERRFRDAQGARFHPLQAGAQQEYAGRMALGLDIDAPAGEVRTAAQ; from the coding sequence ATGGAAACCCTTTCCGCAGCGGATGCCAGCGCCGGCGCGCAGGCCGACTGGATCGGCCTTGCCGCCACCCTGGGCCGCACCTTCGATGGCCGCGCGCCCGAGATCGACGCGAGCGAGCAGTTCGTCAGCGCCAACTATGAAGACCTGCGCGCGCACCGCTTCTTTGCCGCGGCGGTGCCGCAGGAGCTGGGCGGCGCCGGGCTGTCGCACCAGGAGCTTGGCGCGGTGCTGCGCGAACTGGGCAAGTACTGCGGCTCGACCGCGCTGGCCTTTGCCATGCATACGCATCCGGTGGCCACGGCCGCATGGCGCTGGCGCAATCAGCAAGCGCCGGTGGAGGGCCTGCTCAAGCGCGTCGGCGCCGAGCAGCTGGTGTTGCTCGGCAGCGGCGGCTCCGACTGGCTGCAGGGCAGCGGCAAGGCCACGCGCGTGGACGGCGGCTATCGCGTGGAAGGGCGCAAGATCTTCGCCAGCGGCGCGCCGGTGGCAGACCTGTTCATGACCTGCGCGGTCTATGACGATCCGGAGGCCGGTCCCACCGTGCTGCATTTTGCGCTGCCGATGAAGACGCCGGGCGTGCGCGTGCTGTCGAACTGGCACACGCTCGGCATGCGCGGCACCGGCTCGCACGATGTCATGCTGGAAGGCGTGCTGGTGCCCGACACCGCCATTGCCGCGCGCCGCCCGCAAGGCGTGTGGCATCCGATGATGCATACGGTGGCGATGATCGCGTTGCCGCTGATCTACGCCGTCTACGTCGGCATCGCCGAGGCCGCGCGCGATATCGCGCTGCAGCTGGCACGGCAGCGGCGCCTGAACGCGCATGCGGTCGAGGCCGCGGGACGCCTGTGCAATGAAGCGGAGGCCGCCCAGCTGGCGCTCGATGCGATGTTCGCGGCCGCCGCGGGTCCGGCACCCGGCGCGGTGACGACCAACCGCATCATGAGCGCCCGCACGCTGGCGGCGCGCGCGGTGCTGGCGACGGTGGAAGCGGCGATGGACCTGGCCGGCGGCGCGGGCTTCTATCGCGATGCCGGGCTCGAGCGGCGCTTCCGCGATGCGCAGGGCGCGCGCTTCCATCCGCTGCAGGCGGGGGCTCAGCAGGAGTACGCCGGACGCATGGCGCTGGGCCTGGATATCGATGCGCCGGCCGGCGAGGTGCGTACGGCAGCGCAATGA
- a CDS encoding AraC family transcriptional regulator, which translates to MDALSDLLRAVQLSGAVFLNGEFKSPWCLISEADAELRAAFLPRADRVVSYHLITEGVCWARLVNDTGPGVRVEAGELLVVPQGEPHVLGSDLHLQPLPSAPLVYDLLRNSPGEVMRVSYGGGGEHTRMVCGFLGFDDTMGNPLLTSLPRLFKVGLGSGLESAWLASALAFATSEAAEPRAGSATVLAKLSELLFVQAVRRCIDTLPANESGWLAALRDRYVARALSRMHARPAYPWTVDELAGNVGLSRSALAQRFTDLLGQPPMQYLAHWRLRTAAAELRSGNRSISEVAGAVGYDSEAAFSRAFKREFGLPPASWRRNCTEAAHA; encoded by the coding sequence ATGGATGCCTTGTCCGACCTCTTGCGCGCCGTGCAACTGAGCGGTGCCGTGTTCCTGAACGGCGAATTCAAATCACCGTGGTGCCTGATCAGTGAAGCCGATGCTGAATTGCGCGCCGCGTTCCTGCCGCGCGCTGATCGCGTGGTCTCGTACCACCTGATCACCGAAGGCGTCTGCTGGGCGCGGCTCGTCAACGACACGGGCCCCGGTGTGCGCGTGGAAGCCGGCGAGCTGCTGGTGGTGCCGCAGGGCGAGCCGCATGTGCTCGGCAGCGACCTTCACCTGCAGCCCTTGCCTTCGGCGCCGCTGGTGTATGACCTGCTGCGCAACAGTCCCGGCGAAGTCATGCGGGTCTCGTACGGCGGCGGCGGCGAACACACGCGCATGGTCTGCGGCTTTCTCGGCTTCGACGACACCATGGGCAATCCGCTGCTGACGTCGCTGCCACGGCTGTTCAAGGTGGGGCTGGGCAGCGGGCTGGAATCCGCATGGCTGGCCTCGGCGCTGGCCTTCGCCACCTCGGAGGCGGCGGAGCCGCGCGCCGGCAGCGCCACCGTGCTGGCCAAGCTGTCGGAACTGCTCTTCGTGCAGGCGGTGCGGCGCTGCATCGACACCTTGCCGGCCAATGAAAGCGGCTGGCTCGCGGCGCTGCGCGACCGCTACGTGGCACGTGCGCTGTCGCGCATGCACGCGCGGCCGGCGTATCCGTGGACCGTCGACGAACTCGCCGGAAATGTAGGCTTGTCGCGCTCGGCGCTGGCGCAGCGCTTCACCGACCTGCTGGGCCAGCCGCCGATGCAGTATCTCGCGCACTGGCGCCTGCGTACCGCTGCGGCCGAGTTGCGCAGCGGCAACCGCTCCATCAGCGAGGTCGCCGGCGCGGTCGGCTATGACTCCGAGGCCGCCTTCAGCCGGGCCTTCAAGCGCGAATTCGGACTGCCGCCGGCGAGCTGGCGCCGCAACTGCACCGAAGCGGCGCACGCATGA
- a CDS encoding entericidin A/B family lipoprotein, giving the protein MRKLYALFALAGMLLVTGCNTMAGAGKDIERGGEKVQGAAESTKQKM; this is encoded by the coding sequence ATGAGAAAGCTATACGCACTGTTTGCCCTCGCTGGCATGCTGCTGGTCACGGGTTGCAACACCATGGCTGGCGCAGGCAAGGATATCGAGCGCGGCGGCGAGAAGGTGCAGGGCGCGGCGGAAAGCACCAAGCAGAAGATGTAA
- a CDS encoding DUF2188 domain-containing protein — MTSRSIHVLPATTGDAEYASEGEWALTIEGLDSGPDHVALHFPTQEAAIAAGWMRAREDGVSLCIHGRDGLVRERKIYCRDARGNTRLGR; from the coding sequence ATGACGTCACGCAGCATCCACGTGCTTCCCGCCACGACCGGCGACGCCGAATACGCCAGCGAAGGGGAATGGGCGCTTACGATCGAGGGCCTGGATAGTGGCCCGGACCACGTGGCACTGCACTTCCCGACGCAGGAAGCCGCGATCGCCGCCGGCTGGATGCGTGCCCGCGAAGATGGCGTGTCGCTGTGCATCCACGGCCGCGACGGCCTGGTGCGTGAACGCAAGATCTACTGCCGCGATGCCCGCGGCAATACCCGCCTCGGCCGCTAG
- a CDS encoding VTT domain-containing protein, producing the protein MRQYNAPGTTAFPAPPASPPPHDPSLPPGFQLEPGRNCWRIEPCRRFAMLVDADAYFRALREALPLAEHTIFILGWDIDSRMELVPAGAHDGLPAGLRDFLCALADRRPNLRIYILSWDYAMVMAMEREWLPSASAHWQAHRHLSFRLDGNHPPGASHHQKVVVLDNKVAFVGGLDLTLRRWDDNQHAPGAPLRMAEGRPYAPFHDVQCALDGDAAAALGELCAQRWLRASGSQPRPVARTSSDPWPPSLAPELTDVRVGIARTMPMCEDEPGVSEVRMLLRDAIASARHSIYMENQYFSSGEIAKALAARLGHEDGPDIVLVSRRNESGWLEAHSMGVLRARLYRQLRAADKFDRFRLYCPTIPNLLPDCVNVHSKVTVIDDDFLTIGSANLSNRSLGLDTECNIVVVSGGEPRVQAAIAAMRARLLGEHLDVAPEAFQAEVAATRSVLGAIRHLQRSDGRSLEDYVPPLPDDVDAASPAANLLDPIEPIDSDQLLAEFVSHEARPRVLGRVGVMVALALLVAGLAFAWRYTPLREWADFRALLGVIERVDEMPLAPLAMMGVYLAGAVTLLPVTLLILVTVVVFGPLYGAVLALCGTVLSTGAGYLAGRLLGRNAVRRFGGRRLNRVSHQLGKHGVVAMVVLRLVPIAPFSLVNLVVGASRISLRDCLIGTALGMLPGIVVSALLVDRVAAAARDPGLVTFALLALVLLVPASLLLLLRRRRRNAARPRGGRHDDPPGPHSRTSRTSRLSRLARMAGERS; encoded by the coding sequence ATGAGGCAATACAATGCGCCCGGCACCACGGCGTTCCCCGCGCCCCCGGCGTCGCCACCACCGCATGACCCCTCCTTACCGCCCGGCTTCCAGCTCGAGCCCGGGCGCAATTGCTGGCGCATCGAACCTTGCCGGCGCTTTGCCATGCTGGTCGACGCCGACGCGTATTTCCGCGCGCTGCGCGAGGCCCTGCCGCTGGCCGAGCACACCATCTTCATCCTGGGCTGGGACATCGACAGCCGCATGGAACTGGTCCCCGCCGGCGCGCACGATGGCCTGCCGGCCGGGCTGCGCGACTTCCTGTGCGCGCTGGCCGACCGCCGCCCCAACCTGCGCATCTACATCCTGAGCTGGGACTACGCCATGGTGATGGCGATGGAGCGCGAATGGCTGCCGTCGGCCAGCGCGCACTGGCAGGCGCACCGGCATTTGTCGTTCCGGCTGGACGGCAATCATCCGCCGGGCGCCTCGCACCACCAGAAGGTGGTGGTGCTCGACAACAAGGTCGCCTTTGTCGGCGGGCTGGACCTGACGCTGCGCCGCTGGGACGACAACCAGCACGCGCCCGGCGCGCCGCTGCGCATGGCCGAGGGCCGGCCCTACGCGCCCTTCCATGACGTGCAGTGCGCGCTCGACGGCGACGCGGCCGCGGCGCTGGGAGAGCTGTGCGCGCAGCGCTGGCTGCGCGCCAGCGGCAGCCAGCCGCGGCCGGTGGCAAGGACCTCGTCCGATCCGTGGCCGCCGAGCCTGGCGCCCGAGCTGACCGACGTGCGCGTGGGCATCGCCCGCACCATGCCGATGTGCGAGGACGAGCCCGGCGTCAGCGAGGTCCGCATGCTGCTGCGCGATGCCATCGCCTCGGCCCGGCACAGCATCTACATGGAGAACCAGTACTTCAGCTCGGGCGAGATCGCCAAGGCGCTGGCCGCACGCCTGGGGCACGAGGATGGCCCGGATATCGTGCTGGTGTCGCGCCGCAACGAGAGCGGCTGGCTCGAGGCGCACAGCATGGGCGTGCTGCGCGCACGCCTTTACCGGCAGCTGCGCGCGGCCGACAAGTTCGATCGCTTCCGCCTGTACTGCCCGACGATTCCCAACCTGCTGCCCGACTGCGTCAACGTCCACAGCAAGGTGACGGTGATCGACGACGACTTCCTCACCATCGGCTCCGCCAACTTAAGCAACCGTTCGCTGGGGCTCGACACCGAGTGCAATATCGTGGTGGTCTCCGGCGGCGAGCCGCGCGTCCAGGCGGCCATCGCCGCCATGCGCGCGCGGCTGCTGGGCGAACACCTGGATGTGGCGCCCGAAGCGTTCCAGGCCGAGGTCGCCGCCACGCGCAGCGTGCTTGGCGCGATCCGGCACCTGCAGCGCAGCGACGGGCGCTCGCTGGAAGACTATGTGCCGCCGCTGCCCGACGATGTCGATGCCGCGTCACCGGCCGCCAACCTGCTGGACCCGATCGAACCGATCGACAGCGACCAGCTGCTGGCCGAGTTCGTCAGCCACGAGGCGCGCCCGCGCGTGCTCGGGCGCGTGGGCGTGATGGTGGCGCTGGCGCTGCTGGTGGCGGGGCTGGCCTTTGCGTGGCGCTATACGCCGCTGCGCGAGTGGGCGGATTTCCGCGCCCTGCTGGGCGTCATCGAGCGGGTGGACGAGATGCCGCTGGCCCCGCTCGCCATGATGGGGGTCTATTTGGCCGGTGCGGTGACACTGCTGCCCGTGACGCTGCTGATCCTGGTCACCGTGGTGGTGTTCGGCCCGCTCTACGGCGCCGTGCTGGCCCTGTGCGGCACGGTGCTGAGCACCGGCGCGGGCTACCTGGCCGGCCGGCTGCTGGGGCGCAACGCCGTGCGCCGCTTTGGCGGCAGGCGGCTGAACCGCGTCAGCCACCAGCTGGGCAAGCACGGCGTGGTCGCCATGGTGGTGCTGAGGCTGGTGCCGATCGCACCGTTCTCGCTGGTCAACCTGGTGGTGGGAGCCTCGCGCATCAGCCTGCGCGACTGCCTGATCGGCACCGCGCTGGGGATGCTGCCGGGCATCGTGGTCAGTGCCCTGCTGGTGGACCGGGTCGCCGCGGCGGCGCGCGACCCGGGGCTGGTCACCTTTGCGCTGCTGGCACTGGTGCTGCTGGTGCCGGCCTCGCTGCTGCTGTTGCTGCGCCGGCGCCGGCGCAATGCGGCGCGGCCGCGCGGCGGCCGCCACGACGATCCGCCCGGCCCCCACTCGCGAACGTCGCGAACGTCGCGTCTGTCGCGGCTGGCGCGGATGGCCGGCGAGCGCTCCTGA